A stretch of Primulina tabacum isolate GXHZ01 chromosome 13, ASM2559414v2, whole genome shotgun sequence DNA encodes these proteins:
- the LOC142522768 gene encoding bZIP transcription factor 27-like — protein MDMTIQQFSVQGNQCPIPSHCLFPKTINGFPPKITSNIEPFISLPLQMWTSPSSSNSTSFPSPSSCAILGNDTNSGNSRLPKTMEEIWKDITLSSLHHYDPGSGNNPSRGVILQDFFSNDPPQSAVDASPPPPPPTMLSLSSGQERFKAPLGLHPQDHRAGGRHVLNHVSPLSLPFEGLVPDQNPGYGKKRFPDLERSSGDRRHKRMIKNRESAARSRARKQAYTNELEFEVAHLLEENARLKKQQQQLSVAAADNHRYAKKKALQRTSTAPF, from the exons ATGGACATGACAATTCAACAATTCTCCGTACAAGGAAACCAGTGTCCTATTCCCTCGCATTGCCTCTTTCCAAAGACAATCAATGGATTCCCACCTAAAATTACCTCCAATATCGAACCCTTCATCTCATTGCCTCTCCAAATGTGGACATCTCCTTCCTCTTCAAACTCAACCTCCTTTCCATCTCCCTCTTCTTGTGCAATTCTTGGAAATGATACCAATAGTGGTAACTCCAGATTGCCCAAAACTATGGAAGAGATTTGGAAAGACATCACCCTTTCTTCGCTTCACCACTACGACCCTGGGAGTGGGAATAATCCCTCTCGTGGGGTGATTCTTCAGGATTTTTTCAGTAATGATCCGCCGCAATCCGCCGTGGACGCCTCTCCTCCTCCTCCGCCGCCTACTATGCTCTCCTTGAGCTCTGGTCAGGAACGATTCAAAGCCCCACTTGGTTTGCATCCTCAAGATCATCGTGCAGGCGGACGCCACGTCTTAAATCATGTGTCTCCTCTCAGCTTGCCGTTTGAAGGTCTGGTTCCCGACCAGAATCCCGGTTATGGGAAGAAGAGGTTCCCGGATTTGGAGAGAAGCTCCGGCGACCGCCGTCACAAGCGTATGATAAAGAACCGTGAATCTGCTGCTCGTTCAAGGGCTAGAAA ACAGGCTTACACGAATGAATTGGAGTTTGAAGTAGCCCATTTACTGGAAGAAAACGCCAGGCTCAAGAAACAGCAGCAACAG TTGAGCGTAGCTGCAGCTGATAATCATCGATATGCCAAAAAGAAAGCTCTCCAGAGGACATCCACTGCTCCATTTTGA